From Salvia splendens isolate huo1 chromosome 3, SspV2, whole genome shotgun sequence, a single genomic window includes:
- the LOC121795867 gene encoding probable serine/threonine-protein kinase WNK9, with translation MLIVFIPFFLGSFDFSLQLNLLILDDSEFVEIDPTGRYGRYNEILGKGSSKTVYRAFDEYEGIEVAWNQVKLYDFLQSPDDLERLYCEIHLLKTLKHTNIMKFYTSWVDTTNRNINFVTEMFTSGTLRQYRLKHKRTNIRAIKYWCRQILQGLLYLHSHDPPVIHRDLKCDNIFINGNQGEVKIGDLGLAAILRKSHAAHCVGTPEFMAPEVYEEEYNELVDIYSFGMCILEMVTFEYPYSECTHPAQIYKKVISGKKPDSLYKVQDPEVRRFVEKCLATVTDRMSAWDLLNDPFLQIDGCGYDLRALQYQRDYGELGPLLRQPLLISAHHSTASSLFNGYSNYICYDQEHDLDSNSVDYEATEINLFTGQDDDHLENLDITINGRKSEDDDIFLRLRIADKEGRVRNIYFPFDIETDTALSVATEMVAELDITDQDVTKIAEMIDGEIASLVPEWKPGFDIDESPIKSGSVCQNCALGDADYLGKTVHRCGSIHGRFEEIIYQVEGSEQRVTDGAHYTNIWAQQENQEVTSSSSNGNQFDHSSKEKETVTRSVDKKASNELVSPTTSNSPLHDNYENEMRQELRWFKARYKKQLRELTHKQLGVVRDRSRSFSSIANGETDEFDIDCSPSNGKQFTLFPLTESDRSTSDPKVYSYESAYNSCSPVHLVTAKSFYANGLLPHSLHRATSLPVDATEL, from the exons ATGCTTATAGTATTTATTCCCTTTTTTCTTGGAAGTTTCGATTTTTCCCTTCAGTTGAATTTATTGATTTTAG ATGATTCTGAATTTGTGGAAATTGATCCAACTGGAAGATATGGGAGG TATAATGAGATTCTTGGAAAAGGGTCTTCTAAGACAGT TTATAGAGCTTTTGATGAGTATGAAGGGATTGAAGTAGCCTGGAATCAGGTGAAACTTTATGACTTTCTGCAAAGTCCAGATGATCTTGAGAGATTGTACTGTGAAATTCATCTTCTCAAAACTCTAAAACACACCAATATTATGAAATTCTACACCTCTTGGGTGGATACTACAAATAGGAACATCAATTTTGTGACAGAAATGTTCACTTCTGGCACCCTCAGACA GTATAGGCTGAAACACAAGAGGACAAATATTAGAGCAATCAAATACTGGTGTAGGCAGATTTTGCAAGGGCTTCTCTATCTCCACAGCCATGATCCTCCTGTTATTCACAGAGACCTCAAGTGTGATAACATTTTCATTAATGGGAACCAAGGCGAGGTCAAGATTGGTGATCTTGGCCTCGCTGCAATTCTCAGGAAATCCCATGCTGCGCATTGTGTTG GAACTCCCGAGTTCATGGCTCCGGAGGTTTATGAAGAGGAATACAACGAATTAGTCGATATTTATTCATTTGGAATGTGCATTTTGGAAATGGTGACATTTGAATACCCTTATAGTGAATGCACTCATCCTGCTCAAATTTATAAGAAAGTGATCTCG GGAAAGAAACCGGATTCCCTGTACAAAGTTCAGGATCCTGAGGTTCGTAGGTTTGTTGAGAAATGCTTGGCGACAGTAACTGATAGGATGTCTGCTTGGGATCTTCTCAACGATCCGTTCCTTCAAATTGATGGTTGTGGTTACGATTTGAGGGCATTGCAGTATCAACGAGACTATGGTGAACTAGGCCCTCTTTTAAGACAGCCTCTCTTGATCAGTGCTCATCATAGCACAGCGAGTTCTTTATTTAATGGCTACTCAAATTATATCTGTTACGATCAAGAGCATGACTTGGATTCTAACTCGGTTGACTATGAAGCAACTGAGATCAACTTATTCACGGGTCAAGACGATGATCATTTGGAAAATCTTGACATTACCATCAATGGGAGAAAGAGTGAGGATGATGACATATTTCTTCGACTCAGAATTGCTGATAAAGAAG GTCGAGTGCGAAACATTTACTTCCCTTTTGACATTGAAACCGACACAGCACTGAGTGTTGCGACTGAAATGGTTGCTGAGTTGGACATAACGGACCAAGATGTGACTAAGATAGCGGAAATGATCGATGGTGAGATTGCTTCCTTGGTTCCTGAATGGAAACCAGGATTTGACATAGACGAGAGCCCTATCAAGAGTGGTAGTGTCTGCCAAAACTGTGCTTTGGGTGATGCAGACTACTTGGGCAAGACTGTGCACAGATGTGGATCAATCCATGGCCGCTTTGAAGAGATCATATACCAAGTTGAAGGGTCGGAGCAACGTGTGACTGATGGTGCTCACTACACAAACATATGGGCGCAGCAAGAGAACcaagaagtgacttcttcatcATCTAATGGCAATCAATTTGATCACTCCTCCAAGGAGAAGGAGACTGTCACAAGAAGTGTCGATAAAAAGGCCTCCAACGAGCTAGTATCACCTACAACGAGCAATTCACCTCTACACGATAACTATGAGAATGAGATGAGGCAGGAGCTGAGATGGTTCAAGGCCAGGTACAAAAAGCAGCTGAGAGAGCTCACTCATAAACAGCTGGGGGTTGTGAGAGATAGATCACGATCATTCTCAAGCATTGCTAACGGAGAAACAGATGAATTTGACATCGATTGTTCACCATCCAACGGGAAGCAGTTCACTCTATTTCCTCTCACAGAGTCTGATAGAAGCACTAGTGATCCAAAGGTCTACAGCTACGAGTCCGCGTATAATTCTTGTAGTCCCGTGCATTTGGTCACAGCCAAGAGCTTCTACGCCAATGGTTTGCTCCCACATTCACTCCACAGGGCTACCTCTCTGCCAGTCGATGCCACCGAGCTCTAG
- the LOC121795866 gene encoding uncharacterized protein LOC121795866 — translation MNMGDSMRSGGGVLKKKSSSGCLIIRKKIENGNSGGRWEGLSCHSNERKRQRFGAGGFGASDEDESLGFMRQVNRKSLHNGSMGYRRSEFENRECERSNVGIDLGRERRSELGSNEFDEFDERRMRDEYLEDRHKMVGCKGGENSKDFFIGSSRGNLVADRQHSVLFDGSSSGRSKGGEYAGWRNKGFDLEEAEEEMPGSLSRLKYPDGADEPIRLQGKNGVLKVMVNKKKKMELHSGQRKYDSRAFEERIRPRSEDVPRNDQLFRIPTYPVSKPPENQGLWMEKEKMNIKLERVKPKPSKGIKIKESEIIGTSKETTVREMETDVADTALNLAPPGLQVSSLKKAVKKEEERAAIDNFTPIKGKEGKMKRGGCTEKQLLREKIREMLIDAGWTIDYRPRRNRDYLDAVYINPSGTAYWSIIKAYDALKKQLEEDKSKNQLVIDSPSFAPLSEDLINKLTRQTKKKIEEAMKRNRKEDGLSKSAKRSPGRDDGESSDSDQNEETLSSSRKHNQKSQRHTFPDTDQASNGELMLACELSNDSPKSKSRKIKVDINTSASNCNVLQGRTSKVIGRCTFLVRPSVKGENSESDGYVPYRGKRTVLAWLIDSGTAQLSEKVQYMNRRRNRVMLEGWVTRDGIHCGCCSKILTVSKFELHAGSKLRQPFQNIYLESGPSLLQCQVDAWNKQGGSACRDFHTVGVDGDDPDDDACGICGDGGALICCDSCPSTFHQTCLEIQMLPSGDWHCTNCICKFCGDIDADELTRCSFCVEKYHKSCSKGVLASSMSLNGASFCGLQCQEFYDHLQKILGLKHELEGGFSWSLIQRTDVSNASHRGFPQRVESNSKIAVALSVMNECFLPIIDRRSGINMICNVVYNIGSNFNRLNFCGFYTIILERGDEIVSAASLRIHGTRLAEMPFIGTREIYRRQGMCRRLLSAIETELRYLKVEQLVIPAISEHMNTWTSVFGFHQLEDGLKKEIKSMNMLVFPGTDMLHKPLSKHFDDMKVSESIKNQSQLPVMVEKSDIDSPMEYEKQTSNDCGVAHDTKTNNQFSDLDSGFPAAAAPTSTSDSIYEPLTCNGAIVIKPEVEDNQKELSASSTACECKNIDVQNGLQGPPQEDNSPLEAVLRKTEAPCLKSICDSATETDLVETVTSRKDTADSTSVNIGSSLKVPEETDTEALVNHVSVLEASSPSATNGDMEVFTDSAATSDFKISTMKSSILIDKDECDAEALCISTSPQVSAKDVSEEVDLNYNPTPMSTLLDSGRNTCKADIQVQNDLVVSCPDPEMALVVDGEAASLSSSESLVEAAAAPTERNAESNAADGENNR, via the exons ATGAACATGGGAGATAGTATGAGATCAGGGGGTGgtgtgttgaagaagaagagttCGTCAGGCTGTTTAATAATTAGGAAGAAGATAGAAAATGGGAATTCTGGAGGGCGGTGGGAGGGTTTGAGTTGTCATAGTAATGAGAGAAAGAGGCAGAGGTTCGGTGCAGGCGGCTTTGGCGCCAGTGATGAGGATGAGTCATTGGGGTTTATGAGACAAGTGAATCGTAAGAGCTTGCACAATGGCTCCATGGGTTACAGGAGGAGTGAGTTTGAGAACAGGGAGTGTGAGAGGAGCAATGTGGGGATTGATCTTGGTCGTGAGAGGAGAAGTGAGTTAGGTTCGAACGAGTTTGATGAATTTGATGAGAGAAGGATGAGAGATGAGTATTTGGAGGATAGACATAAGATGGTTGGGTGTAAAGGTGGTGAGAATTCAAAGGATTTTTTTATTGGATCATCGCGTGGGAATCTGGTGGCGGATAGACAGCATAGTGTTCTTTTTGATGGATCTAGTAGTGGGAGGAGCAAGGGGGGTGAATATGCTGGTTGGAGGAATAAGGGATTTGATTTGGAGGAGGCTGAGGAAGAAATGCCGGGTTCGTTGTCAAGGTTGAAGTACCCAGATGGGGCTGATGAGCCAATCAGGCTGCAGGGGAAGAATGGGGTGTTGAAGGTGATGGtgaataagaaaaagaaaatggagTTACATTCTGGTCAACGTAAGTATGATTCAAGGGCATTTGAAGAAAGAATACGCCCTAGATCAGAAGATGTACCCAGGAATGACCAATTGTTTAGAATCCCCACTTATCCAGTTTCAAAGCCACCAGAAAACCAAGGTTTGTGGATGGAgaaggagaaaatgaatataaagtTGGAAAGAGTAAAACCAAAACCGAGTAAGGGCATCAAGATTAAAGAGTCAGAAATCATTGGCACAAGTAAAGAGACTACGGTCAGAGAGATGGAAACAGATGTTGCTGATACCGCACTTAACCTGGCACCACCAGGTCTTCAAGTTTCTAGCTTGAAGAAAGCGGtgaaaaaggaggaagaaagaGCAGCCATAGATAATTTCACCCCTATTAAAGGGAAAGAAGGGAAAATGAAGCGTGGTGGATGTACTGAAAAGCAACTTTTGCGGGAGAAGATCAGGGAAATGCTGATTGATGCCGGGTGGACTATTGATTATAGACCTAGGCGGAACAGAGATTACTTAGATGCTGTGTACATTAATCCTAGTGGAACAGCCTACTGGTCAATTATTAAGGCTTATGATGCACTTAAGAAACAGCTGGAAGAAGATAAATCAAAAAACCAATTGGTCATTGATTCTCCTTCGTTTGCTCCTCTTTCTGAAGATCTGATAAATAAACTGACTAGGCAGACAAAAAAGAAGATTGAGGAAGCAATGAAAAGGAATAGAAAAGAAGATGGTCTGTCTAAGAGTGCCAAGAGATCTCCTGGTAGGGATGATGGAGAGAGCTCAGACAGTGATCAGAATGAGGAAACACTCAGTTCCTCTAGAAAACATAATCAGAAGTCGCAGAGACATACATTTCCTGATACGGATCAAGCGAGCAATGGTGAACTAATGCTCGCTTGTGAATTAAGTAATGATTCCCCGAAAAGTAAATCCAGGAAAATAAAAGTTGACATAAATACTTCTGCTTCCAATTGTAATGTCTTACAGGGAAGAACAAGTAAAGTGATTGGAAGATGCACCTTTCTCGTTCGCCCCTCTGTTAAGGGGGAGAACTCGGAGTCTGATGGATATGTTCCATATAGAGGAAAAAGAACTGTACTGGCCTGGCTGATTGATTCAGGGACAGCACAGTTGAGTGAAAAGGTGCAGTATATGAACCGCAGAAGGAATCGGGTGATGCTAGAAGGCTGGGTCACGAGAGATGGCATCCACTGTGGCTGCTGCAGTAAAATCCTTACAGTTTCAAAATTTGAGCTGCATGCTGGCAGCAAGTTGCGCCAGCCTTTCCAAAACATATATTTGGAGTCTGGACCCTCCCTTCTGCAATGCCAAGTAGATGCCTGGAATAAGCAGGGGGGTTCTGCGTGTCGAGATTTCCATACTGTAGGCGTTGATGGGGACGATCCAGATGATGATGCCTGTGGCATTTGTGGTGATGGAGGTGCTTTGATCTGTTGCGATAGCTGTCCATCAACTTTCCATCAGACCTGTTTAGAAATACAG ATGCTTCCTTCAGGTGATTGGCACTGTACAAATTGTATATGCAAGTTTTGTGGGGACATCGATGCAGATGAACTTACCAGATGCAGCTTCTGTGTGGAAAAAT ATCACAAATCATGCAGTAAAGGAGTGCTTGCTTCATCCATGAGTTTGAATGGTGCATCATTTTGTGGGCTGCAGTGTCAAGAG TTTTATGATCATTTACAGAAGATTCTTGGACTCAAACATGAACTGGAAGGTGGATTTTCTTGGTCCCTAATTCAGAGAACAGATGTGTCTAATGCCTCACACCGAGGGTTTCCTCAAAGGGTTGAATCAAACTCCAAGATAGCTGTTGCATTATCTGTTATGAATGAGTGTTTTTTACCCATTATTGACCGCAGAAGTGGAATTAATATGATCTGCAATGTTGTCTATAACATCGG ATCAAACTTCAACCGTCTGAACTTCTGTGGATTCTATACCATAATTTTGGAGAGGGGTGACGAAATAGTTTCTGCAGCATCTTTAAG GATCCACGGGACCCGTCTGGCTGAGATGCCATTTATTGGGACGCGTGAAATCTACAGGCGACAAGGAATGTGCAGGCGTCTTCTATCAGCAATTGAAACA GAACTTCGTTATCTCAAAGTCGAGCAATTGGTCATTCCTGCCATATCTGAGCATATGAACACGTGGACTTCGGTTTTTGGTTTTCATCAACTTGAGGATGGGCTCAAGAAAGAAATAAAGTCCATGAACATGCTGGTGTTTCCAGGGACTGACATGTTACACAAACCATTGTCTAAGCATTTCGATG ATATGAAGGTATCTGAATCAATCAAGAACCAGTCCCAGTTGCCTGTTATGGTTGAAAAATCGGATATTGATTCGCCCATGGAGTATGAGAAACAGACGAGTAATGATTGTGGAGTGGCCCATGACACCAAGACAAACAACCAATTTAGTGACCTAGACTCTGGCTTTCCAGCTGCAGCTGCTCCTACTAGTACTTCAGATTCTATTTACGAACCTCTTACCTGCAACGGAGCTATCGTGATCAAGCCTGAGGTGGAAGACAACCAAAAAGAACTCTCTGCTAGCTCTACTGCCTGTGAATGCAAAAACATTGATGTGCAGAATGGGTTGCAAGGTCCTCCTCAAGAAGACAACTCTCCTTTGGAGGCCGTTCTACGCAAAACTGAAGCTCCTTGTCTCAAGTCTATATGCGACTCTGCGACTGAAACTGATCTAGTTGAGACTGTGACCAGTAGAAAAGATACTGCCGACTCTACAAGTGTGAATATAGGTTCCTCTTTGAAGGTTCCTGAAGAAACTGACACCGAAGCACTTGTAAATCATGTTTCTGTTCTCGAAGCATCTTCACCTAGTGCTACAAATGGAGATATGGAAGTTTTCACTGATAGTGCAGCCACATCTGATTTTAAAATTAGCACCATGAAATCCTCAATCCTTATTGACAAGGATGAATGTGACGCTGAGGCCCTTTGCATCAGCACAAGTCCTCAAGTCTCTGCAAAGGATGTTTCTGAGGAAGTGGACTTAAATTACAACCCCACCCCTATGTCAACTTTGCTGGATTCTGGAAGAAACACATGCAAGGCCGACATCCAGGTGCAAAACGACCTTGTAGTCTCTTGTCCAGATCCTGAGATGGCTCTTGTGGTTGATGGAGAAGCTGCATCTTTGTCGTCTTCTGAATCTTTGGTTGAGGCTGCTGCAGCACCCACTGAGAGAAATGCAGAATCTAATGCTGCTGATGGTGAAAACAACAGGTAA